The Sphaerodactylus townsendi isolate TG3544 linkage group LG02, MPM_Stown_v2.3, whole genome shotgun sequence DNA segment GCACTTTTTAGCCAATTTTTTTCTACAGCAAGATAATTCTCTTGGAATCCAGACTTAAGAAAGCTAATCATCTTGCAATTGTAAACTGGCATGAATTTTATATACTCCCAAAGAATGCTGGTTTATGGTCTTAGTAGATTTGAACTGTCTCAGCACCATGTTCGATAAGAGCAATTCCAGTCATTTGTTGCAGAAAATTAGAAAACTTACCTGGAGTATGAGTTCTTGTTTTTAGTATTTGTGAACAGACATTGAGATTTTAAAAGTCACTTGATGTCACCTGGGAAATTATCTCTGCAGTGGCTTTGTTGATCCTGGGAATAATATATTGTGCAGTTTATActaataattcactttcagttctgtttttgtaAACAATTTAATTGGGTCCAGCTTGCATGTAATAGGTATCAAGGAACTTCCTGATTAATGAACAGTCAGTTAAGTGATAATTCTGTAGATGTATGTATGGTTGCTGCCACATCTCGAAACTAAAAATTTCAAAAAGCTTCAAAAACACTTTTTTGtgctataaaatatttatatggtgAAGAATTGCTTGGAATACATAATGcgttcatttatttactttttaaaataaaatgaaataaaatctgtAACAAGTGATGTTTTACACCCTATAGCTACATCAGATATGTAAAAGGCCGGTGGATCTTCGCTGGGCAGTCCCATCCCAAGGATCAGGCCTCTGGacacagtggtgtagctgccttGCTGTTCCAAAgggggctttttggcagtgtgAGGCAGCCAAAACCACAAAAAAGCTTCCCTgttgctggaaagcccccactggACTGAAAGGACTTATGCCgccagaaaggtggcataaatccaaagcCTCAACCTCCAGCATAACAGAGGCAATGGCCGGGTAGAAGACAATTAGCATCAgttcctcccccagccacaccttCAGACTgtccctgctatgctggcagtaGCTTACACATCATTGTGGGAGGGCTGCGACAGCTGCCTGCCAGTGGATCTGCCCCCTACCAGTACAGCCCCCTGCTGCTCCCAGCAGCGGATTAGCCTCCCTCCTTGAATGGGGCTGTTAAGGTAATATTAATGTGAATGCCTTGTTCATTTTTGATATGGATTCacataaatttaacaaaatagtCACCCAAATCTTACAAgtccaataaaaacaaaaataaatattgacaACTCAAACAGCAGACTTATAAAACAAGAACATGGTTTCCAAAAATTATACAGCTATGAACCATCTCCACCTAGATGTTTAAAGATGAATGTCTGCGCTTCAGCTGTGGAACATCTCCATGTTGTAGCTTATGCTGTGGGCTTCAGTAGGATACCTGCAATACATACTGGCTGCTGACCAGCACTGATGACTTTCACACTTGGTTTTTATGAATTGGACACTCAAGGACACATCTAGTGATTTACTGTAACGACATATAATATAGGGGAAGTGCACTAATGAGGACAACATATGGACTTTCAGAAAAGCATGTATGCCATCACTTATTTGCAATCAGGAATCTTTTGATAATTTTTTGAGGAATAGAAGGTTACGTGGAACACAACTTAAGAACATCACTTAAAAACCAATATATTGTCCACATGTGCTCTTTCCGAGTATCACTATCTATTTTGAAACAGTATCATTCCTTTTCAGAAGCCCTATCTTACGAAGGGCTCTTGTTAGGGCATGTTTTACATCTTTGTTCCTGAGACTGTAGATCAGGGGGTTTAGCATAGGGATTATTACAGCATAGAATAATGAGATCCATTTGTCTTCTTCCATTGAGTGGCTAGAGCTGGGTTGAAGATACATGAAGAGTGCTGTCCCATGGAACATCCTGACAATTGTCAAGTGGGAGGTGCAGGTAGAAAAGGCTTTTTGTCTACCTTCTGCAGATCGCATTCTCATAATGGTAGTCAAGATATAAATATAGGAAACAAGAATAATTCCGAGGCTACCTGCTTCAACATAGCCATCAAAGATAAACACCACAATCTCACTGATATAGGTGTCAGAACACGAGAGCTCAAAGAGGGGAGGCATGTCACAGAAGAAATGGTTGATGATGTTGGAGCTGCAGAATGAAAGCTGGAATATAGAGCAGGTGTATGCAATTGAATCTACCGTGCCTATAATATATGCTACAGCCATTAGCCTTTTGCAGACCTTATTTGACATAATGACTGTATAGAGCAATGGATTGCAGATAGCCACGTATCGATCATAGGCCATCACAGCCAACAATGCACATTCTACATCtgcaaaaaatgcaaataaatatagCTGTAAAGCACAGGCATTATATGATATCCTTTTACTGTCAGCTAAGAAATCAGCCAGCATTTTGGGGGCAGTGACTGTAGAGTAGCAGAGGTCAACAACAGATAAATTACCCAGGAAAAAGTACATGGGGTTGTGAAGCTGGGGAACAGTGCAGATTAACAAAATCATCCCCACATTCCCTATTACAATAATGATATAAACCAGCAGGAACAATGCAAAAAgaggcagctgcattttgggaTTATCTGTGAGTCCCAAAAGAATA contains these protein-coding regions:
- the LOC125427505 gene encoding olfactory receptor 1019-like isoform X2, whose protein sequence is MNEGNYSSVNEFILLGLTDNPKMQLPLFALFLLVYIIIVIGNVGMILLICTVPQLHNPMYFFLGNLSVVDLCYSTVTAPKMLADFLADSKRISYNACALQLYLFAFFADVECALLAVMAYDRYVAICNPLLYTVIMSNKVCKRLMAVAYIIGTVDSIAYTCSIFQLSFCSSNIINHFFCDMPPLFELSCSDTYISEIVVFIFDGYVEAGSLGIILVSYIYILTTIMRMRSAEGRQKAFSTCTSHLTIVRMFHGTALFMYLQPSSSHSMEEDKWISLFYAVIIPMLNPLIYSLRNKDVKHALTRALRKIGHSH
- the LOC125427505 gene encoding olfactory receptor 1019-like isoform X1, with the translated sequence MNEGNYSSVNEFILLGLTDNPKMQLPLFALFLLVYIIIVIGNVGMILLICTVPQLHNPMYFFLGNLSVVDLCYSTVTAPKMLADFLADSKRISYNACALQLYLFAFFADVECALLAVMAYDRYVAICNPLLYTVIMSNKVCKRLMAVAYIIGTVDSIAYTCSIFQLSFCSSNIINHFFCDMPPLFELSCSDTYISEIVVFIFDGYVEAGSLGIILVSYIYILTTIMRMRSAEGRQKAFSTCTSHLTIVRMFHGTALFMYLQPSSSHSMEEDKWISLFYAVIIPMLNPLIYSLRNKDVKHALTRALRKIGLLKRNDTVSK